The Candidatus Defluviibacterium haderslevense DNA window CCAAATATGAATGATAAAGCATACACCAAGTGGGCAGAAATGTCAGATAAATCGCTGATGGATACCATTGGAGACTTTATTCAATCGCATCGTCTCACTCAAAATAAAACTCAAGACCAGGTGGCAAAAGATGCAGGGATTAGCCGGTCAACTTTAAGCTTATTAGAAAGGGGCGAAAAGGTTAGAATAGATAGTCTGATCCAAGTTTTGCGGGTCCTTCATTTATTATATATCATGGATGTGTTTAAAATTCAACAAGAAATTAGCCCTATTGAATATGCTAAAATTAAAAAAAAGCAAAGAAAACAAGCTTCAAATCCTAAAACCAAAAACAACAAGAAAACAGATGTAGAATGGTAGATGTTGCTGAAATTAAAATATGGGGCGAATGGGTTGGTGCCGTTCGATGGGATGAATCACAACAGCTGGGTTATTTCCAATATGATACCAAGTTTATTCAAAAAGGATGGGATTTATCACCGCTCAAAATGCCCCTATCGCAAGGAACACAGATATATAGTTTTCCGGAACTTCGAATTGGGCGCAACGAAACATTAGACACTTTCAAAGGTTTGCCAGGCCTATTGGCTGATGCTTTGCCAGATAAGTACGGGAATAGATTGATCAGTACTTGGCTAGCTCAACAAGGCCGTACAGAAAATAGTATGAACCCGGTCGAAAAATTGTGTTTCATCGGTACCAGAGGTATGGGAGCATTAGAATTTGAACCAGCAACGATTAAAACAAGTACAAGAAACTTCTCCCTGGAATTTGATGGATTGGTGGAACTAGCCAAAAAAATGCTACATGAACGAGAGGGATTTTTAACACACCTAAGTAAAGATGAAGAGAAGGCAATGATGGAAATTTTAAAGATAGGAACCTCAGCCGGAGGTGCTCGTCCTAAAGCCGTAATTGCTTATAATCGCAAAACAGGAGAAATAAAATCCGGTCAGGGAAGTGTACCCAAAGGATTCGAACATTGGTTACTAAAATTAGATGGTGTTAGCGGAGAACAATTTGGAGAGAGTACTGGATGGGGACGTGTAGAATATGCCTATTACCTTATGGCAAAAGACTGCAAAATAGAAATAAGTGAATGTCGCTTATTAGAAGAAAACGGAAGAGCACATTTCATAACCAAACGTTTTGATAGAGATGGAAATATTAAACATCACACCCAATCCCTTTGCGGGATGCAACATTATGATTTCAATGATATGTATGGATATAGTTACGAACAGGTTTTTCAAACCATGAGATTATTATACTTGACTTATCCTGAAGCAGAGCAAATGTTTCGAAGAATGGTATTTAATGTTCTGGCAACTAATTTTGATGATCACACAAAGAACTTTTCATTTATTTTAAAAAAAGATGATCGATGGAGACTGGCACCTGCTTATGATTTATGTTTTTCATTTGATCCAACCAATCATTGGGTGAACAAACAAACCCTTAGTATCAATGGAAAAAGATTAGAAATAACAAAAGAGGATTTAATGACCATAGCAAAAAATAACAACATCAAAAAAGGTGATAAAATTATTGATGAAATGAATTCAATTATAAAATCCTGGACTACATATGCATCACAAGCCAATGTAAATAACGTTTTAAAGAAAAAAATTAATAACAATTTAAATGTATTCTAAGATGCGTGGGTCAAAATTTGTTCCGAGAATTGAATACTTACCTTAGTCAACAACAAAATGGAACATTATATGGACTTAGTATAATCTAGATAATAAAGAAATTACTATTTCAAAATTGTATTCTTGTTTTATAAATTAATAGTTTTGTTTAACCACTGACATTACATATATTGTTTTAACCCTTTGAGATTTTACAATTTTGGTCAAATGTAAAATTACCAGACATTCACAAACTTATAATTTATTGACAACACAATCTCACAAGCCGAGCGTCCTTTACCTCAACAACGTAGCATCTCCCGTCACTTTATGATATCCCCGGGCCTTGTCACGCCATTCGACGATATAAACAAAAACATCTGGATTGACTGGCACACCTCGAAACATTCCATCCCATCCGTATTGTGGATCATTGGGAAGAATATTTTTTTGTTCAAACATGAGCTCACCCCATCGATCATATACAGCAAACAGATCAATCATATGCACATCTTCATTGGAAAATACAACGAGTCTGTCATTGACCTGATCTCCATTCGGTGAGAATACATTGGGTACATAAACTTCACCTTCATGAGCTATCATTAAAACCAAATATTCAATGGAATCGCAGCCGGATGAACTGCGATGATTAAATTCATAAACACCACTTTCTTCATAACGACGGTGATCCGCTGACCAGTAAAAATTACCCAAAGCACACAAAGTATCACTAAAATGGTATTCAGGGTGTATGATAAGTTGCATTAGGTAATTGGAATCACAACCTT harbors:
- a CDS encoding helix-turn-helix transcriptional regulator — encoded protein: MNDKAYTKWAEMSDKSLMDTIGDFIQSHRLTQNKTQDQVAKDAGISRSTLSLLERGEKVRIDSLIQVLRVLHLLYIMDVFKIQQEISPIEYAKIKKKQRKQASNPKTKNNKKTDVEW
- a CDS encoding type II toxin-antitoxin system HipA family toxin, with the protein product MVDVAEIKIWGEWVGAVRWDESQQLGYFQYDTKFIQKGWDLSPLKMPLSQGTQIYSFPELRIGRNETLDTFKGLPGLLADALPDKYGNRLISTWLAQQGRTENSMNPVEKLCFIGTRGMGALEFEPATIKTSTRNFSLEFDGLVELAKKMLHEREGFLTHLSKDEEKAMMEILKIGTSAGGARPKAVIAYNRKTGEIKSGQGSVPKGFEHWLLKLDGVSGEQFGESTGWGRVEYAYYLMAKDCKIEISECRLLEENGRAHFITKRFDRDGNIKHHTQSLCGMQHYDFNDMYGYSYEQVFQTMRLLYLTYPEAEQMFRRMVFNVLATNFDDHTKNFSFILKKDDRWRLAPAYDLCFSFDPTNHWVNKQTLSINGKRLEITKEDLMTIAKNNNIKKGDKIIDEMNSIIKSWTTYASQANVNNVLKKKINNNLNVF